A stretch of Henckelia pumila isolate YLH828 chromosome 4, ASM3356847v2, whole genome shotgun sequence DNA encodes these proteins:
- the LOC140867348 gene encoding uncharacterized protein, translated as MAGADAAASLRSSVAPANLPLVSAFLACAVAQFLKPFTTWLKDKRWDSKRMLGSGGMPSSHSATVAALAAAIGLQDGAGESSFAIALVLACVVMYDATGIRLHAGRQAELLNQIVCELPPEHPVANVRPLRDSLGHTPLQVAAGALLGCMVAFLLKSST; from the exons ATGGCGGGCGCTGATGCTGCGGCAAGCCTCCGTTCGTCTGTTGCCCCTGCCAATCTGCCTCTTGTCTCGGCCTTCCTAGCGTGTGCTGTTGCGCAGTTTCTAAAGCCTTTCACTACTTG GTTGAAGGACAAAAGATGGGATTCTAAAAGGATGCTTGGTTCAGGTGGGATGCCATCATCACATTCAGCAACCGTGGCAGCTCTTGCTGCTGCTATTGGGCTGCAAGATGGAGCTGGGGAATCATCATTTGCCATTGCTTTAGTCCTGGCATGTGTT GTAATGTATGATGCTACTGGCATCAGACTTCATGCTGGTCGGCAAGCTGAA TTATTGAATCAAATTGTGTGTGAATTACCCCCTGAGCATCCTGTTGCTAATGTCAGACCTCTTCGAGACTCACTCGGTCACACACCACTTCAG GTTGCTGCTGGTGCTTTGCTAGGCTGTATGGTAGCGTTTCTCTTGAAAAGTTCTACTTAG